In Microbacterium sp. No. 7, the genomic window AATCACCGCAACTGTCTCGTCCGGTGTCATAGATAACGCGATCGCGTTCCCGTAGCTCTTCGACATCTTCCGACCGTCCAAGCCCGGAACCTCCGGCGTCGACGTGATCAACGCATCCGGAACCGGGAAGACATCCCCATAGCGCTCGTTGAACCGTCGAGCGATCACGCGAGTCATCTCCACATGCGGGAGGTTGTCCTTGCCGACGGGCACGAGATTGCCTTTGCAGAACAGAATGTCGGCCGCCTGGTGCACCGGATAGGTCAAGAGCAACCCGCTCAACGCGCGCCCGGACGCCGCGAGTTCCGCTTTGACGGTCGGATTACGATGCAGTTCCGCCTCGGTGACCAAGCTCAGGAACGGCAGCATCAACTGATTCAGCGCCGGCACCGACGAGTGGGTGAAAATGGTCGTCCGTTCCGGGTCGATGCCCGCGGCGAGATAGTCGAGCACAGCGCTATAGACGTTCTCGCGAACGTGAGCCATCGTGTCTCGGTCGGTGATGACCTGATAGTCCGCGAGCACGAGGAACATCTCGACGCCAGCCTGCTGGAGACGCACCCGTTCCCTGATGGTGCCAAAGTAGTGGCCCAGATGCAGCGGCCCAGTCGGCCGCTCACCCGTGAGGACTCGAAAGTGCTCGGGGTGCTCGGCCACGAGGACCGCGACCTCTGCCGAGCGTTGCGCGGTTGCGATGAAGGACTCCATTTGTGTCTCCCGATGATTGGGAGCTACACGGAGTACTCGGGCCGTTCCACGAGCTGCCGTGCAGCCCGTGAACATACTTCAACCGGCTGCTATCGCAGCCACCACCAAGCGGAACGGTTGAAGTTCATGAACGAGATACTACCGGGGCCCGGAACCAAGACCAGAAACCACAGGGTGGGTCCCGTTTAGATTGCCGCCCTGGGCCCAGCTGAGGTTGACATTCTCACCAGACGAGGGTCGTCGCGGCGATGCGGTCGAACGGCCTGCTCGTCCGGTCGGCGAGCACGAACCACCCGATCAGCGCGAGGTAGGAGCCGAACGCGAGCACGAGCAGGAACGGGACGTGCGGCCAGAACCGGCCGTCGACCACGGCGACGGCGACGCAGCAGGCCGACCAGGTGAGCAGCGGGAGCGAGACGGCCGTCGCGACCGCGAGGACGAGCGCCCGCCGGGTCGGCGGCGCGGCGGAGGTCGTCGGAACGCCGTGCAGCAGCCGCGCGTGCCGCGCGCGTTCGCGGAGGTAGGCCTCGCGCGGCGACATGCTGCCGCCCACGCCGAGCGCGATGATCATGACGCCCCAGGCGCAGACCCAGAGCAGCAGGGTCTCCGACGCCGTGCCGGGGGACGAGGCGAGCACCGGGACCACGAGCGCGCCGATCAGCAGGAGCGTGACGTACGAGACCGTCGCGAGGGTGTCGATCAGCACGTCGGAGCGGTCCGACAGGGGCAGCCGTGCGCCGGGGAAGCCGCGCATCGCGGCGACGGCGACGAGCAGCGTGGCCAGCACGCCCAGCGCGTCGAAGCCCTTCGCGAAGGCGGGCGCCGCCCACGCGCCGATGCCCGCGACGGTGCCGCCGTAGTCGGCGACGAGCGGGGTCGCCCCGGTGCTGAGCACGAACGGCACGAAGAGCGGCATGCTGCCGAAGATCACGGTGGCGAACGGCCAGAGCAGCCAGGTGGACCAGGTGAGCTGCCGGCGCCGACGGCGCGACCGTGCGTTCGCGCGCGGGCGGCTCACGGAATGCGGCGCGGGCGGGATCTGGGACATGCGACCTCCCGGTCTCGGAGAAGGGCGGGGGGCGGCTCGAGCCTAGGCGGTCGGGCCGCGCGGACGGCACGCATGACGGAGCTCGTAACATCGCATTCGCGGGAATACATCTCGGCGCCGCGCGATTGATCCCCTCGGAAGCGTCCACGGTGGTCCTCATCGCGGGCGCACGCATTCGTCAGGAGGAACCATGACCGCACGCACCATCGGATACATCGTCGGCAGCATCTCGTCGACCTCGATCAACCGCCGCCTCGCGACGGCGCTCGCGCGTCTCGCCCCCGAGGGCACGACGCTCGTCGAGATCCCCATCAAGGACCTGCCGTTCTACTCACCCGACCTCGACGGCGACTTCCCCCAGGTCGCCCGCGACTTCAAGCAGGCGATCGCCGACGTCGACGGCGTCATCATCGTGACGCCCGAGTACAGCCGCTCGATCCCCGGCGTGCTCAAGAACGCCCTCGACTGGTCGGCCCGCCCCTACGGCCAGGCCTCGTTCGACGGCAAGCCGACCGCTGTCATCGGCACCTCGGGCGGCGGCATCGCGACGGCCGCGGCGCAGCAGCACCTCAAGGCCATCCTGAGCCACTACAACGCGCCGACACTCGGCCAGCCCGAGGGCTACATCCAGTCGCTGCCCGGCCTGTTCACCGACGAGGGCGAGGTCACGAACCCCGAGACCGCCGCCTTCCTCCGCGCGTACCTCGACGCGTTCGTCGCCCTCATCGACCGCTACGCGACGGTGTCCGCCGCGGCCTGACGCACCGGCATCCGCCGACTCGCGAGCGCCGACCCCGCCCCTCGCTCCCGCGAGCGGGCGGGGTCGTCGCGTTCCGGCGGATCGCCCCACCACCCGGTTCGACCGCGGCATTGTGCGGGTGACCGCGCCCGCGACCCGCACTATGCCGCGGTGCGGGCCGCCCGAGGCGTCCGCGTCGCACGGGGTCGCACGGGGCGTCCGCGTCGCCCCCGGCCGCATCAGCGGGGCGCCGCGCTACCGTCGGACCATGCCTCTCGTGTCGTCCGGACGTGTCGTCGTCGTGCTGCAGTGGGTCCTCGCCGTCGTGCTGCCGTTCTTCGTGTTCTTCGGCCGCGGTCTGCTCGGCGCCGAGCTCGGCCGGATCGCGTTCCTCGGCATCCTCGCCGGCTGGGCGCTCGTCGTCCTGATGCTCGTGCCGCCGCTCGTCACGCTCTTCGACCGCGAGGCCCGCGCGGCCCGCACCGTGCGCCGCGCCTACGCCGTCTCGAGCATCGTGCTGTGGGCCGCCCTCGTCGTCTGCGCCATCGCGCTGCCCGACGCCGGCGACTCCGGCGCCGAGCGCTCAGCGCTCATGGCCTGGACGAACCTCCCCGCATCCGCGTCGCACCTCATCTTCACCCTCGTGGCACTCGTCGCGGCCGTCGCCTGGGTCGCCACCCTGACCACAGCCATCCGCGGCGCCACCCACCGCCACCCTGGATGAACCCGCCCCACCACCCGGTTCGACCGCGGCATTGTGCGGGTGATCGCGCCCGCGACCCGCACAATGCCGCGGTCGAACCGCAGGTCGGGGGCTCAGCCGCAGATCGGGGGCTCAGCCGAGGCGCTCGCCGATCACGGCGGTCTCGACGCCGGCATCCGTCTCCACGCGCGCGATGCGCCAGCGCTTGGCGGCGATGTCCTGCCCCGCCGCCGTGCGATGCGCGGGCACCGCGAGATGCAGCTCGCCGTCGCGCTCGCCCGGCCGCAGCTCCGCGTCGACCTCCGCGTCGTCGCGGAAGACGATGCGCACGGGGCCGGGCTCCGCGGGAAAGCCGTCCGGCGCCTGCAGGCGGGCGCCGCGGTACAGGTGCGTGTTCGTCGCGTGCAACAGGCCCATGCCGTGACCCTACCGGGGCCTAAGCTGTCTCGGGGAGCGGGATCTCGCGCCCGATCGACCCCCACGACCTCGTCAGGATCCCAGCAGAGGAGCTGTCATGACCCTTCCCGCGGTGGCCATTCTCGGTGTCGGCGCGATGGGCGGCGCCATCCTGCACGGGCTCGTCGCCTCGGGGATCGAGGTGCAGGGCGGCATCCGCATCTCCGACCAGTGGTCGGAGCGCGTCGCCGAGCTGAGCCGGGCCGACGGTGTCACGGGCTTCGACGGCGCCGCCGACCCGCGGGCCAACCATCGCGCCGCGGAGGGCGCGGGCGTCGTGATCGTCGCGGTCAAGCCGCACCAGATCCGCGACCTGCTCACCGACATCGGCGACGCGCTCGCCGAGGATGCCACGGTCATCTCCATCGCCGCGGGCGTGCCGACCGAGGTGCTCGAGGCGCACCTGCCGGCATCCGTCGCCGTCGTGCGGGTCATGCCCAACTCGCCGGCGCGCGTGCGCGCGGGAGTCACGGGCATCGCGGCGGGCGCCCGCGCGGGCGAGCGCGACCTCGAGCGCGCGCGGGAGCTGTTCGCGACGATCGGCGAGGTGCTCGTCGTCGACGAGGACCGCATCGACGCGCTCACCAGCATCTCCGGGTCGGGTCCGGCCTACGTCTTCCACTTCATCGAGAAGTTCGTCGAGGCGGCCCGCGCCCGCGGCTTCTCCGACGCTGACGCGAAGCTGCTCGTCGAGGGCACCGTGCGCGGCGCCGTCGACCTGCTCACCGCGACGGGCGAGGACCCCGCCGTGCTGCGCCGGCAGGTGACGAGCCCCGGCGGCACGACGCAGGCCGCGCTCGAAGTGCTCGACGCCGCCGACCTGGGCACGATCCTGGATGCCGCGACGCGCGCCGCCGTCGTGCGCGCGGCCGAGCTCGCCGCCGGCTGACGGGCGGCGCGGGCTGCCGTGCGGCTAGGGCTGCCGGGCGGCGCGGGCTGCTGCGCGGCTACGCGTCGAGCAGCACCGACTCCGCGACGGGGCGTCGGGTGCGCGGGGTGAGCTCCCGCTCGCGCAGCGCGTCGGATGCCGCGGCCACGTCGCCCAGGGCGCCGACGGCCATCACGGTCACGGCCGCGATCCCCTCGCCGAAGCCGAAGGCGGCGCCGATCGCCTCGCGGTCGAACCCGCCCATCTGGTGGGTGTGCAGCCCCGCGGCGTGCGCCTGCACGGTGAAGAACGCGGCCGCCTGGCCCGCGTCGTAGGCGGCCCAGGTGAGGGGCTTGCCGTCGACCGCGGTCGTCGTCGCGAACACGACCAGCGCGGCCGCGTCGGCGGCCCACGACTGGTTGAAGCCGATGAGGGTCTCGACGATCGTGCGGTGCGCGTCGCTGCCGCGTCGCGCCACGACGAACCGCCACGGCTGCGAGTTGTTGGCCGAGGGCGCCCAGCGCGCGGCCTCCAGCGCGCTCGCGAGCGCGGCCTCGTCGACGGGCGTGACGGGGTCGAAGATCCGAGTGCTCCAGCGCTCGGCGAGGACATCGAGGATCGGCGCGTCGGTGACGGCCGTGCGGTCGAGGATGGGGCTCATGACGCTCCTGGTGGAGAGGAACAGATGCTCGGGACGCCTTCGGCCCATCCCATCCAACCGTCCGCACCGCCTCGTTGTTCCCCACAAGTCCTTCAACCGCGGCATGTTGCGGGTTGTGACGCGCGCGACCCGCAGTTTGCCGCGGCTGAACGGGTGGGGTGGGGGAGAGGGGCGGGGAGGGGGCATGGGCGTGCGAAGGGTTTTCCTCAGCAGAAGACCCGGGGAACTTCCCACGGCCGGTGTGATCTGCGCGACATGCTCGCGGCATAGCGTGGATGCCATGACGATCGCGACAGCAGACCTCTACGACGACCGCGGCGACGAGCTCGACTCCGTGTCGCTGCAGTTCCAGGACATCGGCGGCAACACCGCCTTCGACGGCACGATCCGCACCGTGCGGTGCTTCCGCGACAACGCGCTGGTCAAGGCGACGCTCGCGACGCCCGGCGAGGGCGCGGTGCTCGTCGTCGACGGGGGCGGCTCGCTCGAGTCGGCGCTCGTCGGTGACCTCATCGCGGCGTCGGCGGTCGAGAACGGCTGGGCGGGCATCATCGTCAACGGCGCGATCCGCGACCGCGAGGCGATCGGCGGCCTGCCGCTCGGCGTCAAGGCCCTCGGCTCCAACCCGCGCAAGAGCGCGAAGGACGGCGTGGGCGACGTCGACGTCGTGGTCGAGATCGCGGGCGTGCTCTTCGTCCCCGGCAAGCGGGTGTGGGCCGACAGCGACGGCATCCTCGTCGAGAGGTGAGGCATCGTCCCCGGTCGGCCGGTCGGCCGACGAGGGGGCAGCCCCCTGACGCGCCGATCCGCCCCTGACGCGCCGATCCTGACGCCGATCGATCCCCGCGCCCGCGGTCAGGCGCGGCCGAGCACGATGAGGGGGCGCCCGTCGGCGTGCGGGAGCACCTCGACGGGAACGTCCCACACGTGCGCGACGACGTCGGCTGTGAGGACGTCGGCGGGGGCGCCCGCGTGGCGCACGGCGCCGTGCGCGACGACGATGACGCGGTCGGCGACCGAGGCCGCGTGGTTGAGGTCGTGCAGGGTCGCGACGACCGTCGTGCCGGCGTGTGCGACGGCGCGCAGCAGCCGGAGGGTGTCGAGCTGGGCGCGCAGGTCGAGGTGGTTCGTCGGCTCGTCGCACAGCAGCACGTCGGGCTGCTGTGCGAGGGCGCGCGCGAGGTTCACGCGCTGGCGCTCGCCGCCCGAGAGGCCCGCCAGGTCGCGGTCGGCCAGCGCCGTCGCGCCCGCGCGGTGCAGGCTGTCGGCGACGATCGCGTCGTCGGCCGACGACTCGCCGCCCAGCAGCGGCTGGTGCGGCAGGCGGCCGAGGCGCACGACCTCGCGCACGCGCAGGCCGTCGGCGGCGACCCATTCCTGCTCGAGCAGGGCGATGCGGCGCGCGCGGGCGCGTCGGCCGAGCGCCGCGAGGTCGGTGTCGCCGATCGCGATCGCGCCGTCGTCGGCCGCGAGGATGCCCGCGATGAGCCGCAGCAGCGTGCTCTTGCCCGCCCCGTTCGGGCCGACGATCGCGGTCACCGTGCCGCCGGTCGCGGTGACGTCGACGCCGTCGACGAGCATCCGCCCGCCGCGTGCGATGCGCAGCCGCTCGGCGCGCAGGTCGTTCGCGCCGCCGGCATCCGCCGCGTTCACACCGCCACCGGCATCCGCCGTGCTCATGACATCGTCGCCCGGCGGCGCAGCAGGATCACGGCGAACAGGGGGCCGCCGATGAGGGCGGTGAGGATGCCGACGGGCAGCTCGCGCGGGTCGAACAGCGTGCGCGCGGCCGTGTCGGCCCACACGAGGAACGTCGCGCCCGCGAGGAACGACACGGGCAGCACGGCGCGGTGGCGCAGGCCCACGATCGCCCGCACCGCGTGCGGCAGGATGAGGCCGACGAAGCCGATCGACCCGCTCACCGCGACGAGCACGCCCGTCAGCAGCGCGGTCACGGCGAACAGCGCCAGGCGCAGGCGGCCGACGGGCACGCCGAGCGCGAGGGCGGCCGAGTCGCCGAGCGCGAGCCCGTCGAGCAGGCGCGACGACGCGAGCAGCGGGATGCCGCAGAGCAGCACCGCCGCGAACGCGAGGCCCGCGTCGGCCCACGTCGCGCCCGCGACCATGCCGAGCAGCCAGCCGAGGATCTCGCGGTAGCTGTCGCCCGTCGCGCTCCAGAAGATGACGAGGCTCGTGAGCGCCGACAGCACCGCCGACACGGCGAGGCCCGCCAGGATGACGGCCGTCGACGACACGCTGCCCGCGGCACGGGCGAGGCCGAGCGTGAGCAGCAGCGCCACGAAGGCGCCCGCGAAGGCGGCGACGGGCAGGGCGAGGGCCACGCCCAGCACGATGACGATCACGGCGCCCGTGGAGGCGCCCGACGACAGCCCGAGCAGGTAGGGGTCGGCGAGCGGGTTGCGCGTGAGCGACTGCATGACGGCGCCGCACACCGCGAGCCCGCCGCCCACGGCCGCGGCGGTGAGCACCCGCGGCATCCGCAGCTCCCACACGATCGCGTCGCGCGTGGCCGACAGCGGGCCGGGCGATCCCGTGAGGTGCGCCCACACCGTCGCGACGACGTCGCCGGGCGCGATGTCGGCCGAGCCGATCGCGACGGCGACGGCGACCGACGCCGCGAGCGCGAGCACGAGCACCGCCGCGACGGGCACCGTGAGCGCGCGTCGCGGCGGTGGCGGAGGAGCGGGCGCGGCCGTCGACGCGGGGCGCGGGCGGGTGAGCGTCATAGCCCTCCGAGCTGGCCGATGATCGTGGCGACGGCGTCGACGTTGCGGATGCCGGCCTCGCTGGCGGGGAAGTCGACGATCACGAAGCGTTCCTCGATGACGGCGGGCAGCGTCGCGGTGACGGGGTTCTCCCGGAGCAGCTCGATCTTCGACGCGGCGGAGTTCCACGCCGAGTCGACGAGCACGAGCACCGAGGGGTCGCGGTCGGCGACCTCCTCCCACGACGTCGACGTCCAGGTGTCCTCGACGTCGCCGAAGAGGTTCGTCAGGCCGGCGGCCTCCATGATCATCGCGGGGGCGCCGATGCCGGCGCCGACATAGGGCTGGTCGCGGCCCGACGAGTACCACACGGCCGTCAGCCCGCGCGGGTCGGCGGCGAGCCCGTCGAGCAGCGCGCGCTGCTCCTCGGCGAGCGCGGCCGCGGCGTCCTCCGCGCCGACGAGGAGGCCCGCCTCGGCGAACGAGGCGAAGACGTCGTCGAAGGTGAGCGGGTTCGGCATGTATCCCGGTGCCTTGCACGCCGCCGGCGACACGTAGGTCGTGACGTCGAGGCCGTGCAGCGTCGCGCGCTCGCCGGCGCCGTCGGCGGAGAAGTTCGACTCCCAGCCGGCGAACACCAGGTCGGGCTCGAGGTCGAGCACGGCCTCCTGCGACGGGAGCTTGTCGGAGATGACCGGGATGCCCGCCGCGGCGTGCTCCAGGTCGGCGGGCACGGGCCCGTCGAGGAAGGCGCTGCCGACGATGCGGTCGCCCGCGCCGAGGGCGAGCAGCAGCTCGAGCGACGACGACTTGATCGCGACGATGCGCTCGGGCGGCGAGGCGGGCACCGTGACGGTCGTGCCGCAGTTGTCGAGCTCGACGGGCGCGGCCGGCGCCGCGCTCCCGGTCGTGCCGGCGGACGACGCCGTGCCGGCGGGCGATGCCGCACCGGCGTCGGGGCCGGCCGAGCCGCATCCGGTGAGGACGGCGGCGAGCGCGAGGGCGGTCAGGGCGGGGGCCGCAAGGACGGTGCGGGTTCGCGACATGTCTCCTCCAGGGGGCAGCGTGAACGCGCGTGAGAAGCGCGAGGGTCTGCAGTCCGCGAGGAGGAACCGCGTGAGGCAGTCATTTCGACTACATCGGCAGTGTAGCGGCGCGGTTGCGAAGATCACAAATCTCGCAAAATGATTGAACTAATCACACCATAAGAATACGATGGCGGAATGCCCGGCACAGCGACACGGGCGCGACTCAACGACGAGACGAAAGAGGCATCATGCGTACTCACGGCAAGAGGTCCAGAACGGCCCTGTGCGGCGTCGGCATCGGCGTCACCGCCCTGCTGCTCGCCGGCTGCGGTGGGCAGTCGGACGGCGGCGGCAGCAGCTCCTCGGCTCCGCCCGAGGGCGGTGACACGCCCGCCGAGGGGCTTCCCTTCGGCGCCACCAAGGAGGACTACCAGAAGGCGTTCGAGGACATCGAGCCCATCAAGCTGCGCACGCAGGTCAGCCAGGCGCAGGGTGGCTTCGCGAACGTCAGCACGGAGGCGTTCGTCGCCGCGCTCGACGAGTGGTCGGGCGGCAAGATTCAGGTCGAGATCGGGTACGCGAACGCGTTCGTCCCGGACGCGACGCAGTGGGACGACGCGCTCGCCGACGGCCGGCTCGACATCGGGTACTTCATCACGTCGTACGAGCCCGACATCTTCCCGCTCGCCAACTCCGTGAGCGACGCGACCCAGCTCGACCCGACCTCGCCGACCTCGACGCTCATCGGTGCGTCGTGGGCCAGCGAGATCCTGCTCGGCGACGAGCAGTTCATCGACGAGGTCAAGGACGAGGGCATCCAATACCTCCTCCCGGGCGTTCCCGCCGTGAACTTCACCGCGCTGCTCTGCGCGAACCCGGCCGACGGCGACCCCGGGTTCGACGGGCGCGTCGCGTCGGTCAGCGGCACCGGCAAGACCGCGGCCGCCGAGGCGCTCGGCATGGCGCCCGTCGCGATGCCGTTCACGGAGCAGTACGAGGCGCTCGAGCGCGGGGCGATCAACTGCGCGGTCACGAGCATCGTCGCCGCCGACGCGGGCGGGCTCGTGCCGCTCGTGCCGAACATCTACGTGTCCGACCAGACGTCGATCTCGTTCCCGCTCTACTCGCTGGGCGTGAACGTCGACCGGTGGGAGTCGCTGCCGCTCGTCGCGCAGCAGCTCATCTTCGACAAGCTCGACGAGATCATGAAGAACGAGACGATCGCCAACTACGCGCGCATCCAGCCTTCGTTCGACCTCGCCTCGACGAGCGGCGGCGGCGTCTTCCAGCTCGGCCCGGCCGCCGTCACGGCCGTCGACGAGGCGAACGAGAAGCTCTACGCGGGCATCGAGAGCGCCGGCTTCGACTTCCAGTCGTACCGCGACGCCTCCGCCAAGTGGACCGGCATCGTCGACGACGACCTCGGCCTGGGCACCGACCAGGACTTCGGCGAATGGGTGCGCGCGGGCGAGTTCGAGGCGTGGGACCTGCAGGGCTGGTCCGACCGGATGTTCGACGAGGTCCTGCTCGCCCACCGTCCGGGATCGTGATGCCCGCAGCATCCGCGCGCACGCGGTCGGGATAGCGCGCCGCGCCGCCTCCGGGTCACGACGACGGCCCGGAGGCGGCGCGGTCCGCCGAGGAGAGGAGGACCACCGATGACGCCACCGAGCCTGGGCATCGCCCTGCGGCGGGGCCCCGTCGGCCAGCTCGTGCAGCAGGCGCGGTCGCTGCACGACGCGGGCCTCGACACGCTGTGGATCGCCGACCACATCACCGGCTTCCCCGTGGACGCGCCGGTGTTCGAGCCGTTCACGGCGCTCGCGGCGCTGAGCGGCGCGGTGCCGGGCCGGCAGCTCGGCGTCGCCGTCACCGACGCCTTCCGGCGCAACCCCGCCGTGCTCGCCCAGCAGGCGATGACGGTGCAGGCGATGACCGGCGCCCCGCTGCTGCTGGGCATCGGCAGCGGCGAGGCGATGAACCTCGCTCCGTACGGCATCGCGCGCGAGCGCCCGCTCGCGCGGCTGCGCGACACCGTGCGGGCGCTGCGGGCGCTCGGCACGTCGTCGATCGACCGGCCCGTCACGCTCGACGGCGAGGGCGTGCGGCTGCGCGACGCCTACCTCCAGCAGCCCGCCGGCGCGCGTCCGCCGCAGATCCTCCTGGGCACGAACGGGCCGCGCGGAAAGCGCCTCGTCGGCGAGATCGCCGACGGCTGGCTGCCGATCATGCTCACGCCCGAGCTCCTGCGGGAGGACGTCGCCGGCATCCGCCGGGCGGCCGAGACGGCCGGACGCGACCCGGCTGGCATCCGGGTCGTCTATCACGCGTATCTGGCGGTCGCCGACGATCGCGCGGCGGGGCTGCGGATGGTCGCCGGCGGGCTCACGTCGGTGCTGCTCGGCTTTCCGCATCTCGCGGAGCGCCTGGGCGCCGCCGTCTCGCGCGACTTCGACTGGGGCTTGCTCGAGGTCACGTCCGACGTCGCGCGCCGCATCGACGACGCGGCGGCGCGGATCCCCGACGAGGTCGTGCGCCGCGTGGCCGTGTACGGCTCCCCCTCCGAGTGCGCGGAGACGATCGCGGAGTATGCCGATGCCGGGGCCACCGACATCATCTTCCGCACGGTGAACCCGCTCGACGAGCTCACCGACGCGCTGCGGGCCGTGGCCCGCGCCGTGCGCGGCGCCTCCGGCGGCACGCGTGCGGAGGGACCGAGTCGAGAGGGAAGAGGATGACGATGCGCGCGACCGACGAGACGCCCTGGCTGCAGGATTCCTTCGACGGCCGGTATTCCGGCGGCCGCTGGCAGAGCGCGAGCGGCACCGCCCACGTCGTCGTCGATCCCCGCACGGCGCGGGCCGTCGCCACGGTGCGCGCCGTGAGCCCGGAGGAGGTCGACGACGCCGTCGCCGCCGCCGTGGCCGCGCTGCCCGGCTGGTCGGCCACGGCGTGGGAGGAGCGCGCCGGCGCGCTGGCGTCGTTCCAGCGTGCGCTGGAGGCGCGCGCCGAGCGGATCGTCGCCGCGATCACGCTCGAGCTCGGCGCGCCCGAGAAGATCGCGCGCGCGATCCACGCCGGGCTCCCTGTCGCGGTGACCGCCGCGACGATCGAGGCCGCGGCGGCGCTGGCGCACCCCGAGGAGGTGGGCAACAGCCTGATCATCCGGGAGCCGGTGGGCGTCGTCGCCGCGATCACGCCGTGGAACTATCCCGTGCACCAGGCGGTCGCCAAGATCGCGCCCGCCATCGTGGCGGGCTGCACCGTCGTGCACAAGCCGTCGGAGCTCACACCACTGTCGGCACGGCTCATCGCCGAGGCCGTCGACGCGTCGGACATCCCCGCGGGCGTCTACAACCTCGTCGTGGGGGCGGGCGAGGTCGGCTCGCACCTCGTGCGCCATCCCGACGTCG contains:
- the trpS gene encoding tryptophan--tRNA ligase, coding for MESFIATAQRSAEVAVLVAEHPEHFRVLTGERPTGPLHLGHYFGTIRERVRLQQAGVEMFLVLADYQVITDRDTMAHVRENVYSAVLDYLAAGIDPERTTIFTHSSVPALNQLMLPFLSLVTEAELHRNPTVKAELAASGRALSGLLLTYPVHQAADILFCKGNLVPVGKDNLPHVEMTRVIARRFNERYGDVFPVPDALITSTPEVPGLDGRKMSKSYGNAIALSMTPDETVAVIRQTRTDQDRRISFDPEDRPGVSALLSTAALCRGVEPAELADEIGDGGSSALKAMTATAVNDFLEPLRVRRQAFAKDEDLVRAILRHGNEAANTSAESTLAQVREAMGTIY
- a CDS encoding NADPH-dependent FMN reductase, whose amino-acid sequence is MTARTIGYIVGSISSTSINRRLATALARLAPEGTTLVEIPIKDLPFYSPDLDGDFPQVARDFKQAIADVDGVIIVTPEYSRSIPGVLKNALDWSARPYGQASFDGKPTAVIGTSGGGIATAAAQQHLKAILSHYNAPTLGQPEGYIQSLPGLFTDEGEVTNPETAAFLRAYLDAFVALIDRYATVSAAA
- the proC gene encoding pyrroline-5-carboxylate reductase, with protein sequence MTLPAVAILGVGAMGGAILHGLVASGIEVQGGIRISDQWSERVAELSRADGVTGFDGAADPRANHRAAEGAGVVIVAVKPHQIRDLLTDIGDALAEDATVISIAAGVPTEVLEAHLPASVAVVRVMPNSPARVRAGVTGIAAGARAGERDLERARELFATIGEVLVVDEDRIDALTSISGSGPAYVFHFIEKFVEAARARGFSDADAKLLVEGTVRGAVDLLTATGEDPAVLRRQVTSPGGTTQAALEVLDAADLGTILDAATRAAVVRAAELAAG
- a CDS encoding nitroreductase family protein, translated to MSPILDRTAVTDAPILDVLAERWSTRIFDPVTPVDEAALASALEAARWAPSANNSQPWRFVVARRGSDAHRTIVETLIGFNQSWAADAAALVVFATTTAVDGKPLTWAAYDAGQAAAFFTVQAHAAGLHTHQMGGFDREAIGAAFGFGEGIAAVTVMAVGALGDVAAASDALRERELTPRTRRPVAESVLLDA
- the rraA gene encoding ribonuclease E activity regulator RraA, whose product is MTIATADLYDDRGDELDSVSLQFQDIGGNTAFDGTIRTVRCFRDNALVKATLATPGEGAVLVVDGGGSLESALVGDLIAASAVENGWAGIIVNGAIRDREAIGGLPLGVKALGSNPRKSAKDGVGDVDVVVEIAGVLFVPGKRVWADSDGILVER
- a CDS encoding ABC transporter ATP-binding protein, with amino-acid sequence MSTADAGGGVNAADAGGANDLRAERLRIARGGRMLVDGVDVTATGGTVTAIVGPNGAGKSTLLRLIAGILAADDGAIAIGDTDLAALGRRARARRIALLEQEWVAADGLRVREVVRLGRLPHQPLLGGESSADDAIVADSLHRAGATALADRDLAGLSGGERQRVNLARALAQQPDVLLCDEPTNHLDLRAQLDTLRLLRAVAHAGTTVVATLHDLNHAASVADRVIVVAHGAVRHAGAPADVLTADVVAHVWDVPVEVLPHADGRPLIVLGRA
- a CDS encoding putative F420-0 ABC transporter permease subunit is translated as MTLTRPRPASTAAPAPPPPPRRALTVPVAAVLVLALAASVAVAVAIGSADIAPGDVVATVWAHLTGSPGPLSATRDAIVWELRMPRVLTAAAVGGGLAVCGAVMQSLTRNPLADPYLLGLSSGASTGAVIVIVLGVALALPVAAFAGAFVALLLTLGLARAAGSVSSTAVILAGLAVSAVLSALTSLVIFWSATGDSYREILGWLLGMVAGATWADAGLAFAAVLLCGIPLLASSRLLDGLALGDSAALALGVPVGRLRLALFAVTALLTGVLVAVSGSIGFVGLILPHAVRAIVGLRHRAVLPVSFLAGATFLVWADTAARTLFDPRELPVGILTALIGGPLFAVILLRRRATMS
- a CDS encoding putative F420-0 ABC transporter substrate-binding protein, with protein sequence MSRTRTVLAAPALTALALAAVLTGCGSAGPDAGAASPAGTASSAGTTGSAAPAAPVELDNCGTTVTVPASPPERIVAIKSSSLELLLALGAGDRIVGSAFLDGPVPADLEHAAAGIPVISDKLPSQEAVLDLEPDLVFAGWESNFSADGAGERATLHGLDVTTYVSPAACKAPGYMPNPLTFDDVFASFAEAGLLVGAEDAAAALAEEQRALLDGLAADPRGLTAVWYSSGRDQPYVGAGIGAPAMIMEAAGLTNLFGDVEDTWTSTSWEEVADRDPSVLVLVDSAWNSAASKIELLRENPVTATLPAVIEERFVIVDFPASEAGIRNVDAVATIIGQLGGL
- a CDS encoding LLM class flavin-dependent oxidoreductase, whose translation is MTPPSLGIALRRGPVGQLVQQARSLHDAGLDTLWIADHITGFPVDAPVFEPFTALAALSGAVPGRQLGVAVTDAFRRNPAVLAQQAMTVQAMTGAPLLLGIGSGEAMNLAPYGIARERPLARLRDTVRALRALGTSSIDRPVTLDGEGVRLRDAYLQQPAGARPPQILLGTNGPRGKRLVGEIADGWLPIMLTPELLREDVAGIRRAAETAGRDPAGIRVVYHAYLAVADDRAAGLRMVAGGLTSVLLGFPHLAERLGAAVSRDFDWGLLEVTSDVARRIDDAAARIPDEVVRRVAVYGSPSECAETIAEYADAGATDIIFRTVNPLDELTDALRAVARAVRGASGGTRAEGPSREGRG